A part of Thermodesulfovibrionales bacterium genomic DNA contains:
- a CDS encoding transaldolase family protein yields MRPENLKTRIFLDGGDPHETKQVLDLLGFLDGQTTNPTLIAKNPSARKRLEKGDKFTGEEILNFYHFVVREVSGLLPQGSISVEVYADASTPAEQMLKQGREMFSWIPNAHIKFPTSREGLKAAEAAVKEGLRVNMTLCFTQEQAAAVYSATLGGKRGNVFLSPFIGRLDDKGENGMDLIANILCMYRKGNAHVEVLTASVRTLDHLLYALKLGSDIITAPFTILKEWKEKGLIIPGGDYAYQSRDLKSIPYKQIDLTGRSQDYDISHDLTDKGMERFSSDWNALIR; encoded by the coding sequence ATGAGACCGGAAAACCTCAAGACGAGAATATTCCTGGACGGGGGCGACCCCCACGAAACGAAGCAGGTTCTCGACCTGCTCGGGTTTCTTGACGGACAGACGACAAACCCCACGCTCATCGCAAAAAATCCGAGCGCGCGGAAGCGGCTCGAAAAGGGAGACAAGTTCACCGGTGAAGAGATCCTCAACTTCTACCACTTCGTCGTGAGGGAGGTTTCGGGACTGCTGCCGCAGGGTTCGATATCGGTCGAAGTGTATGCCGATGCGTCGACCCCCGCCGAGCAGATGCTGAAGCAGGGGCGGGAGATGTTTTCCTGGATCCCGAACGCACACATCAAATTCCCGACATCGCGGGAGGGGCTGAAGGCCGCCGAGGCGGCGGTCAAGGAAGGGTTGAGGGTGAACATGACGCTCTGCTTCACGCAGGAACAGGCTGCCGCGGTGTATTCGGCGACGCTCGGGGGGAAGAGGGGGAACGTTTTCCTTTCGCCTTTCATAGGGAGGCTTGACGACAAGGGAGAGAACGGCATGGATCTCATCGCCAACATCCTCTGCATGTACCGAAAGGGGAACGCCCATGTCGAAGTCCTGACAGCGAGCGTGAGGACCCTGGACCATCTGCTCTACGCGCTGAAGCTCGGATCTGACATCATAACCGCGCCCTTCACGATATTGAAGGAATGGAAAGAAAAAGGGCTCATTATTCCGGGCGGGGATTATGCGTATCAGTCCCGGGACCTGAAATCCATCCCCTACAAGCAGATCGATCTCACCGGCAGATCGCAGGACTACGATATATCCCATGATCTGACGGACAAGGGGATGGAGAGATTCTCGAGTGACTGGAATGCGCTCATACGATAG
- the zwf gene encoding glucose-6-phosphate dehydrogenase: MSEEIIDSRFLQTCDISLEEFTLQPCTMVIFGGAGDLSRKKLLPSVFHLFKERELTDGFSLLGFGRKELTDEQYRAMMEEEVKSFGEGLYDEGTWREFDKHVFSLSGTFEDDESYKRLRDKIEGITTPDGGGNKNVIYYLAVPPQVTPVLVKKLKYHNLCRGPFNTKIIVEKPFGSDLSSARELNRILTGAFREEQVYRIDHYLGKEPVQNIIFFRFSNMIFEQIWNRLFVDNVQITVAESIGIEGRGGFYEQTGVVRDIVQNHMLQILGFIAMEPPVGFRADFIRDEKVKILRSMRPMSPDYIDRFVVRGQYGRGKQNGAAVPAYGEEEGVGPASLVPTFFAGKFYIDNLRWAGVPFYLRTGKRMKKRVTEICIQLKRLPLQLFGRTCDSMEPNVLVLTIQPDEKISMRFMVKYPYVSNQIYSTKMVFSYREAFKTPEHPAYEQLLVDCMKGDLTPFVRQDEVELMWEIVDPIIRRWEEVTPENFPNYAAGTWGPPEAHLLLEQEDRCWITD; this comes from the coding sequence ATGAGTGAAGAGATTATCGACAGCAGATTTCTTCAGACATGCGACATCTCGTTGGAGGAGTTTACCCTTCAGCCCTGCACCATGGTGATTTTCGGCGGTGCGGGAGACCTGAGCCGGAAGAAGCTTCTCCCCTCCGTCTTTCATCTCTTTAAGGAACGCGAGCTCACCGACGGTTTCTCTCTGCTCGGGTTCGGCAGGAAGGAACTCACCGATGAGCAGTACCGCGCGATGATGGAAGAAGAGGTGAAGTCTTTCGGCGAGGGGCTCTATGATGAAGGCACCTGGCGAGAATTCGACAAACACGTCTTTTCCCTGTCAGGGACATTCGAAGATGATGAAAGCTATAAAAGGCTCAGGGATAAGATCGAGGGGATCACGACGCCCGACGGAGGGGGGAACAAAAATGTCATCTACTATCTCGCCGTGCCTCCTCAAGTCACTCCCGTCCTCGTGAAAAAACTGAAATACCATAACCTCTGCAGGGGGCCGTTCAACACGAAGATCATCGTCGAAAAACCGTTCGGCAGCGACCTCTCCTCGGCCCGCGAACTGAACAGGATCCTGACGGGCGCCTTCCGCGAAGAGCAGGTCTACCGTATCGATCATTACCTCGGCAAAGAGCCGGTCCAGAATATCATCTTCTTCCGCTTTTCGAATATGATCTTCGAGCAGATATGGAACCGCCTCTTCGTGGACAACGTGCAGATTACCGTTGCCGAGTCGATCGGCATAGAGGGACGGGGGGGGTTCTATGAGCAGACCGGCGTGGTCAGAGACATCGTCCAGAACCACATGCTCCAGATCCTCGGCTTCATCGCCATGGAGCCGCCGGTGGGCTTCAGGGCCGATTTTATCAGGGACGAGAAAGTGAAGATCCTTCGCTCCATGAGGCCGATGAGCCCCGACTATATCGACAGGTTCGTCGTCAGAGGCCAGTACGGCCGCGGAAAGCAGAACGGCGCCGCGGTCCCGGCATACGGTGAAGAGGAGGGTGTCGGTCCCGCTTCCCTTGTGCCGACCTTTTTCGCCGGGAAATTTTACATCGACAACCTCCGCTGGGCCGGCGTGCCCTTTTACCTGCGGACCGGCAAGCGAATGAAGAAACGCGTGACCGAGATCTGCATACAGCTCAAGAGGCTGCCCCTCCAGCTCTTCGGCCGTACCTGCGATTCCATGGAACCGAACGTGCTCGTGCTGACGATTCAGCCGGACGAGAAGATTTCGATGCGGTTCATGGTGAAGTATCCCTACGTGAGCAACCAGATATATTCCACGAAGATGGTCTTCAGTTACCGCGAAGCCTTTAAGACGCCGGAGCATCCGGCCTACGAGCAACTCCTCGTTGATTGCATGAAGGGGGACTTGACCCCCTTCGTGAGACAGGATGAGGTAGAGCTCATGTGGGAGATCGTCGACCCGATTATCCGGCGCTGGGAAGAAGTCACCCCCGAAAATTTCCCGAACTACGCCGCAGGAACCTGGGGGCCTCCGGAGGCCCACCTCCTCCTCGAACAGGAAGACCGTTGCTGGATAACTGACTGA